A window from Zingiber officinale cultivar Zhangliang chromosome 7A, Zo_v1.1, whole genome shotgun sequence encodes these proteins:
- the LOC122002821 gene encoding 18.1 kDa class I heat shock protein-like has translation MMRSSPRIVLFFAALLLGFSSAPATALIPYTRGLWDAMFPTAGDLDPFHILEHTPFPVSTYKAADEMLNLARVDWKETPEAHILSLDVPGVKKEDMKMEVEENRVLRISGERKEEKEAEGERWHRVERTAGKFWRQFRLPANADMDNVKAHLEDGVLRVTVPKLAVEKKKQPRAVNIVEQKGGEEMKASSMKTEM, from the exons ATGATGAGGTCCTCGCCGCGCATTGTGCTCTTCTTCGCTGCTCTGCTCTTGGGATTCTCCTCTGCTCCGGCCACTGCGCTGATCCCCTACACGAGAGGGCTGTGGGATGCGATGTTCCCCACCGCCGGCGACTTGGACCCCTTCCACATCCTGGAGCACACCCCCTTCCCCGTCTCCACCTATAAGGCCGCCGACGAGATGCTCAACCTTGCCCGCGTCGACTGGAAGGAGACCCCGGAAGCCCACATCCTCTCCCTCGATGTGCCTG GGGTGAAGAAGGAGGACATGAAGATGGAGGTGGAGGAGAACCGGGTGCTGCGGATCTCgggagagaggaaggaggagaaggaggcggAGGGCGAGAGGTGGCACCGGGTGGAGAGGACCGCCGGGAAGTTCTGGCGGCAGTTCCGGCTTCCTGCGAATGCCGACATGGATAACGTGAAGGCGCACCTGGAGGATGGCGTGCTGCGAGTGACGGTGCCCAAGCTGGccgtggagaagaagaagcagccGCGGGCAGTGAACATCGTGGAACAGAAGGGCGGGGAGGAGATGAAGGCCTCCTCCATGAAGACCGAAATGTGA